The Algoriphagus halophilus genome window below encodes:
- a CDS encoding DNA alkylation repair protein yields MTLLVEQIKAALEDKAIPEKAAFFPRFFKSGPGEYGEGDKFLGVKVPEQRKIAKSVYKDISLDEIETLIQDEYHEVRLTGVLILVYRYEKLKSDEERKKLVDFYLSNLKWVNNWDLVDSSCHHILGHYYLNRDKSLFYELAATNHLWSQRVAMVSTYYWIKRGEFKDALALAEKFLDHPHDLMHKAVGWMLREIGNQDFKVEYVFLKKHYRQMPRTALRYAIEKFDEEVRQDFLKGRV; encoded by the coding sequence ATGACTTTACTTGTTGAACAAATCAAAGCAGCTTTGGAGGATAAGGCCATCCCAGAAAAAGCTGCTTTTTTTCCGAGATTTTTCAAATCAGGACCAGGTGAATATGGGGAAGGAGATAAATTCTTAGGAGTTAAGGTTCCAGAGCAAAGGAAAATAGCCAAGTCTGTATACAAAGACATAAGCCTAGATGAAATTGAGACCTTGATTCAAGATGAATACCATGAAGTTCGTTTGACGGGTGTTTTGATTTTAGTCTATCGCTATGAGAAACTTAAATCTGATGAAGAGCGAAAGAAATTGGTTGACTTTTATCTATCGAATTTAAAATGGGTAAATAACTGGGACTTGGTCGATAGTTCATGCCATCATATTTTGGGTCATTATTATTTGAATCGAGACAAATCGCTTTTTTATGAATTGGCTGCAACAAATCATCTCTGGAGTCAGCGAGTAGCCATGGTGAGTACCTATTATTGGATCAAAAGAGGAGAGTTTAAGGATGCATTGGCCTTGGCTGAAAAATTCTTGGATCATCCCCATGACCTCATGCATAAAGCTGTAGGATGGATGCTTCGTGAAATTGGAAATCAAGATTTTAAAGTCGAATATGTGTTTTTGAAAAAGCACTACCGACAAATGCCAAGAACCGCCTTACGCTATGCCATCGAAAAATTTGACGAGGAAGTAAGGCAGGATTTTTTGAAAGGAAGAGTTTGA
- a CDS encoding response regulator translates to MSKPTVVIADDHPLLLKGLQEFLEENNIDVLDSASNGKDALEKILKHHPQLAILDMEMPHFSGLEIAAQCKKLKLPTKIILLTLHKELYLYHQAKELNLSGYILKEFALGELSKAIETVLNGNHFFSEKIFEDKEIGNLDSEQTQLTPSEKKILRLIADGLSTKEIAEKLFIAERTVDKHRSNMIAKLKLEKKHNSLLLWAQKNKDIIN, encoded by the coding sequence ATGTCTAAGCCAACAGTAGTCATTGCAGACGATCACCCTTTGTTATTGAAAGGGCTCCAGGAGTTTTTGGAGGAAAATAATATTGATGTCTTGGACTCTGCTAGTAATGGTAAAGATGCCTTAGAAAAAATCCTGAAGCACCATCCACAACTGGCGATTTTGGACATGGAAATGCCTCATTTTTCTGGGCTAGAAATTGCTGCTCAATGCAAGAAACTAAAACTTCCCACCAAGATCATTTTATTGACACTGCATAAAGAGTTGTATTTGTACCACCAAGCCAAAGAGCTGAATCTATCTGGTTATATTTTAAAGGAGTTTGCTCTAGGAGAATTATCCAAAGCCATTGAAACCGTTTTAAATGGAAATCATTTTTTTAGTGAAAAAATTTTTGAAGACAAAGAAATTGGCAATTTGGATTCGGAACAGACCCAATTAACCCCTTCCGAAAAGAAAATTCTAAGGCTAATTGCCGACGGACTTTCTACCAAAGAAATCGCAGAGAAATTATTCATCGCTGAACGAACTGTGGATAAGCACAGAAGTAATATGATTGCAAAGCTTAAACTGGAAAAAAAGCACAATTCCCTACTTCTATGGGCACAAAAAAATAAAGATATCATCAATTGA
- a CDS encoding nucleoside phosphorylase, which translates to MSQRIPESELILNADGSVYHLHLKPENLASFVFTVGDPDRVPLVSQYFDEIEFQTRKREFVTHTGRIDGERVTVMSTGMGTDNIEIFMTELDALVNIDLESRTLNPTHRSLQIVRIGTSGAMQSDIPVGSLLASSKAVGMDTLMQFYPTLNSPQVWGEAIRQKLKLGFTPYQAEASSNLLSRLGPEFLKGITLTCPGFYAPQGRTVKLKPVIDQMLDRLAAMEMEGERLTNFEMETAGYYAMGALLGHQVLSLNAIVANRILKEFDKEAEKTLDSLIRAALKLLVKK; encoded by the coding sequence GTGAGCCAACGAATTCCTGAATCCGAACTAATACTAAACGCTGATGGAAGCGTATATCATTTACATTTGAAGCCAGAAAATCTGGCTTCTTTTGTTTTTACGGTAGGTGATCCAGACAGGGTCCCTCTGGTTTCCCAGTATTTTGATGAGATTGAGTTTCAGACTAGAAAAAGAGAGTTTGTGACCCATACTGGAAGGATTGATGGAGAGCGAGTCACAGTCATGAGTACAGGGATGGGGACTGACAACATCGAGATCTTCATGACAGAACTCGACGCTTTGGTTAATATTGACCTAGAATCCCGAACCCTCAATCCCACCCACCGAAGTCTACAGATAGTTAGAATTGGCACCTCTGGTGCAATGCAATCGGATATTCCTGTGGGCTCCTTATTGGCCTCTTCAAAAGCAGTAGGGATGGATACATTGATGCAGTTTTACCCTACGTTAAACAGTCCTCAAGTCTGGGGAGAAGCAATCCGCCAAAAATTGAAATTAGGCTTTACGCCCTATCAAGCTGAGGCTAGCTCAAATTTACTATCAAGGCTTGGACCGGAATTTTTGAAAGGAATTACTTTAACCTGTCCAGGTTTTTATGCACCTCAAGGAAGAACAGTCAAATTAAAACCAGTAATTGATCAGATGCTGGACCGCTTGGCAGCAATGGAAATGGAAGGTGAACGATTGACTAATTTTGAAATGGAAACGGCTGGATATTATGCCATGGGGGCCTTATTGGGGCATCAGGTGCTTAGCCTTAATGCGATTGTTGCGAATAGAATACTAAAAGAGTTTGATAAAGAGGCTGAAAAAACCTTGGATTCCCTGATCCGCGCAGCTCTGAAGTTGCTTGTTAAAAAATAA
- the trhO gene encoding oxygen-dependent tRNA uridine(34) hydroxylase TrhO: MENNNYYILLYYCYAKIENPEEYREQHHLFCVENNIRGRIIISDEGLNGTVSGLKEDCEKYMAYVHADPRFAKTEFKIDEHDKHAFTKIHVRYKPEIVHSALRHLDPNVKTGKHLDPEEFKKLKDQEDVVILDVRSNYEHELGRFKNALTLDIDNFRDFPEKVKELEHLKNKKVLTYCTGGIKCEKASAFLLEQGFEDVYQLHGGIIKYGMEAGGEDFEGKCYVFDNRIAVDVNKVNPKVISTCHVCGTDSDRMVNCANPSCNAHVAICEECGWKMEGACSDECKDHPEKRTYDGTGYYQKNTNGYNPYKGLKRSGNKNQITKLEGEPTNS, from the coding sequence ATGGAAAACAACAATTATTACATCCTCCTTTATTATTGCTACGCCAAGATTGAAAATCCTGAAGAATACCGGGAGCAGCATCACTTGTTTTGCGTAGAAAACAACATCCGAGGTAGAATCATAATCTCCGATGAAGGTTTGAATGGTACAGTTTCCGGCCTGAAAGAAGACTGTGAAAAGTACATGGCTTATGTTCATGCTGATCCAAGATTCGCCAAAACTGAATTTAAAATCGATGAGCACGACAAGCATGCATTTACAAAGATTCATGTAAGGTATAAGCCTGAAATTGTTCATTCTGCACTAAGACATTTGGACCCAAATGTCAAAACTGGAAAACATCTAGATCCGGAAGAGTTTAAAAAATTGAAAGATCAGGAGGACGTGGTCATACTAGATGTACGGTCTAACTACGAGCATGAATTAGGGAGATTCAAAAATGCCCTAACCTTGGATATCGATAACTTCCGGGATTTTCCTGAAAAAGTAAAGGAACTGGAACACTTGAAAAACAAAAAAGTACTGACCTATTGTACTGGAGGGATCAAGTGTGAAAAAGCTTCGGCTTTTTTATTGGAGCAAGGCTTTGAGGATGTATACCAACTTCATGGAGGGATCATCAAGTATGGAATGGAAGCTGGAGGAGAAGATTTTGAAGGGAAATGTTATGTTTTTGATAACAGGATCGCAGTGGATGTCAATAAGGTGAATCCAAAAGTAATTTCAACTTGTCATGTGTGCGGTACTGACTCCGACAGAATGGTCAATTGCGCCAACCCAAGCTGTAATGCACATGTTGCGATTTGTGAAGAATGTGGTTGGAAAATGGAAGGTGCATGTTCGGATGAATGCAAGGATCATCCTGAAAAAAGAACCTATGACGGAACGGGTTATTACCAAAAGAATACCAATGGATATAATCCTTATAAAGGCTTGAAACGTTCTGGCAATAAAAATCAAATTACTAAATTAGAGGGTGAGCCAACGAATTCCTGA
- a CDS encoding acetyltransferase codes for MEKPVIILGATGIAHPALEIFNSNDVVVYGFLDEDENLHGTEINTVSVLGNPEDDGFLKLVGKKAEAFVAVDDVKYRKFLVKLLNERRKVQPINAIHQTAYISTDAVIGHGNFINAKVTVGTGVEIGQHCILNTGAIIDHKAKLGDFVQVGAGSIINSEVTIGEGAFIGSGVTIVSGVTIGKNARVGAGSVVISSVGDNETVFGNPAAKIKS; via the coding sequence ATGGAAAAACCAGTAATTATTTTGGGAGCAACAGGTATTGCTCATCCCGCTCTTGAAATATTTAACAGTAATGATGTCGTGGTATATGGTTTTCTGGATGAAGATGAAAATCTTCATGGCACTGAAATCAATACCGTTTCTGTTTTAGGAAATCCTGAAGACGATGGGTTTTTAAAGCTAGTAGGGAAAAAAGCGGAAGCTTTTGTGGCTGTAGATGATGTCAAGTATCGAAAATTTCTTGTGAAATTGTTGAACGAGCGAAGAAAGGTTCAGCCTATCAATGCTATACATCAAACAGCCTATATTTCTACCGATGCTGTTATTGGTCATGGAAACTTTATTAATGCCAAAGTAACTGTAGGAACAGGAGTAGAGATCGGTCAACATTGTATTTTGAATACAGGTGCGATCATTGATCACAAAGCGAAGTTGGGAGATTTTGTTCAAGTTGGAGCAGGCTCTATTATCAACTCTGAAGTAACCATAGGAGAAGGAGCATTTATTGGTTCCGGAGTGACAATTGTATCAGGTGTGACCATCGGGAAAAATGCGAGAGTAGGAGCCGGTTCAGTAGTAATTTCTTCTGTTGGAGACAATGAAACGGTTTTTGGTAACCCAGCTGCAAAAATTAAATCTTAA